Below is a genomic region from Pectobacterium polaris.
CGTGTTGAAATCGTCGTCCATCGCTTCGCGGAAACGGGCTTCAAACTCGTCACCGCCGTGCGCCGCAACGCTGAGATCCATTCCACGCAACGCGATATACAAACGTTCCAACGCCGATCGCGCCTGTTTCAGGTTGTCTTCGCTGTAGTTCAACTGGCTACGGTAGTGGCCTGACATCAGGAAGTAACGCACGGTTTCTGGATCGTAATACGCCAGCACATCGCGCACGGTGAAGAAATTGTTGAGCGACTTTGACATCTTTTCGCGGTCAACCATCACCATGCCGGAGTGCATCCAGTAATTCACATACGAGCCGTCATGTGCACAGCTGGACTGCGCGATCTCGTTTTCGTGGTGCGGGAACATCAAATCTGAACCACCGCCGTGAATATCAAAATGCGTGCCCAGCTGTTTGCAGTTCATAGCAGAACATTCAATGTGCCAGCCTGGGCGCCCTTCTCCCCACGGAGAAGACCAGTGCGGTTCACCCGGCTTGGACATTTTCCACAGCACGAAATCCATCGGATTACGCTTCACTTCGGTAATTTCAACGCGCGCGCCAGCCTGCAACTGATCCAGATCCTGACGAGACAGCACACCGTAGCCCGGCGCGGTATCAACGGAGAACATCACATCGCCATTACTCGCGACATAGGCGTGGCGACGGGCAATCAGCGCTTCCACCATTTCGATGATGTCGGCAATATGGTGCGTCGCACGCGGTTCGGCATCCGGGCGCAGAATATTCAACGCATCAAAATCGGCGTGCATCTCTGCGATCATACGGGTCGTCAGCTGGTCGCTGGTTTCCCCATTCTCGATCGCACGTTTAATAATTTTATCGTCAATATCGGTGACATTACGCACATATTTCAGTGAATATCCCAGATACCGCAAATACCGCGCCACCACATCAAACGCCACGAAAGTACGCCCGTGACCGATATGACACAGGTCATAAACGGTGATGCCACACACATACATTCCCACCTGACCGGCGTGGATAGGTTTAAATTCCTCTTTTTGGCGACTCAGCGTATTAAAAATCTTTAGCATCAGGGCGTTCCAGTGTTTTTATAAAAAATGGTTTTCACAAAAAAATGGTTTTCACAAAGCATTGCGTTAACACGATAGGCCAATCACCGTCGCAGGTAGCGTCAGTAACATCAATGCATTCAGGGTTTACACCCCAACGGGGTATTGAAACCTGAACCCTATTGTATTGCAAGGTTAAGAAGAGGGAATAAGCGAGAAAGGATAAAAATGAAATGGCCCGGATTTCCGGGCCATTTCATACAATCGACGTTACTGACGAAAAAACGTTCAGCTAACAAAAAACCATTAGCGCCAGCGCGGATTCGACATCACAGAATATTTTCCGCTGCCGAGCAGGGCAATTGCGATGCCCGCGAAGAAGAATACCGCCGTACCTTCAACACCCCAGGCACCGGTTTTGGCCAGCGTGAAGAAACCCTCTGGGTGAACCAGCAGCGTCGCGACAACCATCGTGAAGGAGAAAATCAACGCGGAAGGACGTGTAAAAATGCCGAGGATCATCAGGATTGGTATGATGACTTCCCCAACATAGACACCGTAGCCAATAAAAGCAGGGAGCCCAGCCGACGCGAGCATGCCTTCAATACCACCGATGCCACCGTGCACTTTGTGCCAGCCATGAAACAGCATCAGAACGCTGAAAGATACGCGCAAAAACAGTTTGCCAAAATCCGGTTTGTCTAATAAACGATTAACACTATCCAGAATACCCAGCATAGTTCACCTATCTCTTTAGAGTTATTTATGAAGAATAAGAATTACTCTCAGATTAATCTGAGCCGTAAAAAAAGAACACGTTGATTACGCAAAACATTGATCTGGGGCAACAAAAATCTCATTCAAATTAATTAACTGTTATTTGAAATTTTGATCAATTTATTTGTTTTTAAAAGTCCTCATTGCCTGATTAACACCTTATTGCGCACTATTATTAAGCACACATATTATGTGACGCCTACCAAAATCAGAGTAGTAAACCTTTTTATACGATTTTCTCATCCATCCAACCGCCAACAGCGGTGCGGTAAGCGCGAAGTACTGACTCAATCGACCAGTTATGCTATAACAGCGCTCTTATCACTAAGGCTATCTAGGGTTCATTATTATGATTACGCTTCATACCAACCACGGCGATATCGTTATTAATACGTTTGCAGACAAGGCGCCGGTTA
It encodes:
- the cysS gene encoding cysteine--tRNA ligase — its product is MLKIFNTLSRQKEEFKPIHAGQVGMYVCGITVYDLCHIGHGRTFVAFDVVARYLRYLGYSLKYVRNVTDIDDKIIKRAIENGETSDQLTTRMIAEMHADFDALNILRPDAEPRATHHIADIIEMVEALIARRHAYVASNGDVMFSVDTAPGYGVLSRQDLDQLQAGARVEITEVKRNPMDFVLWKMSKPGEPHWSSPWGEGRPGWHIECSAMNCKQLGTHFDIHGGGSDLMFPHHENEIAQSSCAHDGSYVNYWMHSGMVMVDREKMSKSLNNFFTVRDVLAYYDPETVRYFLMSGHYRSQLNYSEDNLKQARSALERLYIALRGMDLSVAAHGGDEFEARFREAMDDDFNTPEAYSVLFDMAREVNRLKTEDVQAANQLASALRKLSGVLGLLEQDPEQFLQNGAQVDNDEVKEIEALIQQRKDARAAKDWALADQARDRLNEMGIVLEDSSQGTIWRRK
- a CDS encoding DoxX family protein, whose amino-acid sequence is MLGILDSVNRLLDKPDFGKLFLRVSFSVLMLFHGWHKVHGGIGGIEGMLASAGLPAFIGYGVYVGEVIIPILMILGIFTRPSALIFSFTMVVATLLVHPEGFFTLAKTGAWGVEGTAVFFFAGIAIALLGSGKYSVMSNPRWR